aagcagAATAAAATGGATGCTTACAGATCCTGATACCGGGAACTTAATTCACTTCCTTTCGCTCTTTAATAAATTTCGGGTGCAGTGAACCCAAGTCTTAGTAGATACATAAGCTGATTCAGAAGAAACAGCTCAAGAAACCGCAGAATAAGAAGAGATCAGCCATTGTCATGGCGAATTGGCAGCTGCGCCAGGATTGCAGCTGGCTGGTCCTGCTGTACATTTTCCTGGTGACGGTACGGGGGTCTGTGACCCGGCAGATCCGATACTCGGTGTTGGAAGAGACAAATAATGGCTTCTTCGTCGGTAACATTTCCAAAGATCTGGAGCTGGAGCCCAGGGAGCTGGCGGAGCGCGGAGTCCGCATCATCTCCAGAGGTAGGACTCAGTTTTTCGCTCTGAATTCCCAAAGTGGTAGCTTGGTTACTGCGGGCAGGATCGACCGCGAGGAGCTCTGTGAGACAGTATcctcttgttttttaaatgtgGAGATACTTGTGGAAGATACTCTGAAGATTTACGGAGTGGAAGTGGAAGTAATGGATATTAATGATAATGCCCCCAAGTTccgagaggaagaaatagagataaAAGTCAGTGAGCACGCAACTCCAGGATCGCGATTTCCCCTTCCTAATGCGAGGGATCCAGACATGGGAGTAAACTCTCTTCAGCGCTACCAGCTCAACCCAAATAATTACTTTTCCTTGCAAGTGCAAAGCAGTACAGATGGAGTCAAGAATCCTGAGCTAGTGCTGGAGAGAAGCTTGGACCGTGAGAAAGAGGCTACTCACCAACTTGTTCTCACAGCCTTGGATGGAGGAGAACCTATCCGGCAGGGTGTTGTTACCATTCGTGTGGTGGTCCTGGATGTAAATGATCACAGCCCAAAATTCACACGATCTGTATATCGAGTGAGTGTTCCTGAGAGCCTCAGTTCTGGAACCCGAGTGCTTGTGGTAAATGCAACAGATCCAGATGAAGGAACCAATGGGGAAGTTGTATATTCATTCCTGAACATGGAAAGCAAAGCTTCTGAAATATTCCAGTTGGGTGCTTTGTCTGGAGAAGTTTTAATACAGGGACCTCTAGATTTTGAGAAGTACAAACTATATGAAATGGAAATTCAAGGTCAAGATGGTGGCGGTCTCTCAACCACTGCTAAGGTATTGATCACAATTGTGGATGTGAATGATAATGCTCCAGAAATAACAGTTACATCTTCTACTAATTCTGTGTTGGAAAACTCTCCTCCAGGTACAGTAATTGCTCTTCTAAATGTTCAAGATCAAGACTCAGAAGAAAATGGTGAAGTCTCCTGTTTCATTCCTAACAATCTGCCTTTCAAATTAGAAAAGACTTATGGGAACTATTATAAGTTGATAACAGACAAGGTGCTGGACAGGGAGCAGGTCCAGAGCTACAATATAACGCTGAAAGCCACAGATCAAGGAAGTCCACCCTTGGCTACAGAAATTTACATTTCACTACATGTGGTAGATGACAATGATAACCCACCCACCTTTTCTCACTCCTCCTATTTTGCCTACATTCCCGAAAACAACCCCAGAGGGGCTTCCTTCTTCACAGTGACAGCAATTGACAAGGACAGTAAAGAAAATTCCCAGATCATTTATTCTCTGGTAGAGGATAACCTCCAGGGAGCACCTTTGTCCTCCTACATCTCCATCAACTCTGACACAGGTGTCTTGTATGCACTTCGCTCCTTTGACTATGAACAGTTCCGTGACCTGCACTTAAGGGTGGAAGCACGGGACAGAGGGAACCCACCACTCCACAGCAATGCTTCACTGAGCTTGTTCATACTGGACCAGAATGACAACTCACCTGAAATCCTGTACCCAGCTCCCCCCACTGATGGTTCCACTGGAGTGGAGCTAGCACCCCGCTCTGCAGAGCCCGGATACCTGGTGACCAAGGTGGTGGCAGTGGACAGAGACTCAGGCCAGAATGCCTGGCTGTCCTACCGCCTGCTCAAGGCCAGTGAGCCAGGGCTCTTCTCAGTGGGGCTGCACACAGGTGAGGTGCACACTGCCAGGGCCCTGCTGGACAGAGATGCTCTCAAgcagagcctggtggtggcagtgCAGGACCATGGTCAGCCCCCTCTCTCAGCCACTGTCACACTCACTGTGGCCATAGCTGACAGCATCCCAGATGTGCTGGCTGACCTGGGCAGCCTGGAGTCTCCTGCCAGTCCTGGAGATTCTGACCTCACACTCTACCTGGTGGTGGCAGTGGCCGTGGTCTCCTGTGTCTTCCTTGCCTTTGTCATCGTGCTGCTGGCTGTCAGGCTGAGGCGCTGGCACACATCCCGCCTGCTCCAGGCTTCAGCAGGTGGACTGGCTGGCCTTCCTGCCTCTCACTTTGTGGGTGTGGATGGGGTGCAGGCTTTCCTGCAGACCTATTCCCATGAGGTGTCCCTCACTGCAGACTCCAGGAAGAGTCACCTGATCTTCCCCCAGCCCAACTATGCTGATACTCTCATCAGCCAGGAGAGCTGTGTGAAAAGCGAGCCACTCTTAATAGCTGATGATTCAGCTACTGGTTTAGGTGAATGTGGCCATAGGAGTAATCAGGTGAGATTTGTTTCCGACTTCTGAATTATTGATATCTCTGCACATGCCTCTTAAATGGCTACTTTTTCTGTTGAGCCTGTTAAAAAATtgtttgggtgggtggggatataTTCAGTTCATACAGATCTTGAGCAATACATGTAAGattttgtactttatttttttaccaagTTACCATTACTTTCTTGAAAGATTTTCTGAAAGTCATGTTTCTGCCATATTTTCttacatttattatttgtttatttatctagtgTGTGCATAAGTAACTAGGGCATCTATGTGTATGATACACCATTCTCAggctactttaaaaatatttactatataggagagaaagagaaatagaacatcactctggcacatgtggtgctagggacagGATGTAGGACCTCTTGTTTTTAATTCTAATGCTCTAGACCTCTTGTGCCCCATCCTTCCCTATTCCTGTCCTATTTCTCAGTTTGTTTTTATAGTGAATTTAATAGTATATTTCTATCTTCAATATCTGTTGCTATCAGTATAAACTAGTTATAATTCAAATTAAAGATTCACAAAAAATTTGTATTCACATACCTATTTCAACTTCACCTATATTATATTTTTCTTGTTCAGTTAAAATTTCACCCTCTTGATCTAACAgtatactcttttttatttttttaagatttaaaaaaatatttattcccttttgttgcccttgttttattgttgtttactgttgtcgtcattgttggataggacagagagaaatggaaagaggaggggaagacagagtgggggagagaaagagagatacctgcagacctgcttcataatttatgaagcgacccccctgcaggtgtggagcctggggctcaaaccaggatccttacgctggtccttgtgctttgcaccacctgaactTTAACAGTATACTCTTATCTGCAGATATATACATTACACGTGTAAGTTTTTCTCCGCTTATAACTATTACATTTTGCCTTTTGGTACCTGGTAGTATATTTACACCCTGTTGTTTATTTCAaccttgtttcatttatttatcttactaAAAAACAGACTTACTGACTACCTTTTAGTTACTAGACTCACTTGCAAGAGGAAATGTAGGGCATTCTGTTTCCTTAATATCCAAGATATTATACTGTTTCCAAGATATCTGATTCTAAGTATCTTCTGTTTCTACAATAAAGTCATTATTCTGGTGAAATAATTGCATCATTAAACAGGTTATTTTGTTCTCTTACTTGCAAATTAATGTCTGTGGCTATGTAGTGAATGTTTTTTAATGTGGTAGattcagttatagaaataacttaatttgggtccaGTGCTTACATTTATCGATTTATTAATTTGTAATGACATATTCCATATGATGTAAGTGATGAATTGATATTTATactttagaagtttttttttttttttactttagaagTTTTTATTCTAGgtgctgggaaatagctcactcagtaaagCACATTTTTATGATCTGGGTTTGAACTACtgactgctcctagaggctactttttccccttttgttacccttgttcttttatcattgttgtggttattattgttgttgttattgatgatgttgttgttggatagtacagagagaaatgaagagaggagaggaagacagagagagggaaagacagatacctgcagacctgcttcatgagttATGATgagaaccccctgcagatggggagctggaggctcaaaccaggatccttacactggtccatgtgctttgcgccacatgcacttaacctgctgcactatcacctgaccccctACATTTGTTTCAAAGTCAAAAGAAATGACCTCATGGAAGTGgcacaggaggtggctcagtgttgggcttttaagcatgaagtcccaagttaaccaccagcacctcatatgccagagtgatgccctggttctctctcactttttaataaaaataaatttttttaagaagttaGAGTAGGATTGGGACATGTTGATgattcacccagtagagctcatgctttaccatgtgcaagaacctgtgttTGGGGcttgggagacaacataatgattatcaaagaactttcatgcctgaggctctgaaatctcaaGTCCCATCTccaaactaccataagccagatctgagcagtgctctagttaaaaataaataaataaatataaaactgggTCTGAGTCCCCCACTAcctaccacatgggagtatttACACACAAAGGGgaggcttcaagagtgatgaagcagtgctgcagtgtctagCCTGCCATCTCTGggtgtatccccccccccctttacccTCCATCTAGGATTAAAAGCCAAGTAGGTAATacaatagttataaaaataactgtcaggagtcggatggtagtgcagtgggttaagcgcacatggagctaaacacaaggaccaacgtgagaattccggttggagcccccagctccctaactgcaggggagtcgcttcacaggcagtgaagcaggtttgcaggtgtagatatttctctctccatctctgtcttcccctcctctctccatttctctctgtcctatctaacaaagatgatatcaataaaacaataactacaacaatacaataaaaagggcaacaaaagggaaaataaattaattaaatttaaaaataataactgtcatgcctgaagtttccaggtcccaagctcaatctcagacaccaccataaaccagagctgagtttaGTGCTCTGTTAAAGAAGAGGGAGGTAGAATAAAAGTAGAGAGTGAAAAGAGATGGGAAGGGAGATAGGAACAGTCCTCTAAGAGAGGTGCAGGAATGAAGCCCTGGTGGTGGAGAGGGGgtgaaaaaatattaagaaggagaagaaaggggggaaaagaaaatgtcagagTATTTTGAGCACGTAGAGATAAAATGTATGTTTATGGAGttccaaagaggaaaaaatgtaAGGTGTTTTTCTTGAATTGTTATTAGAGAAGTATATGAAGTATTTTCTTGGAGAGGGAGCTTGTTCCATATGTTTAAAATATAAACTGAACTAGTTTGGACTTGGCAACCAAGTTTTCAgagaataaaatggaaaggatgtctttgaaatttgagattaaaattattttgattCATTAAAGTTCTCATAAAGTGCAGCATAATGTTCTGATGAATTAAAAGATCAAAATAAAACACCATAAAAACATGTCATTAAATTCCTACAGTAACATACTAGGGTGTACCTTTATAAACTACTCATGGAAGCAATATAAAATACTTAATAATTCTCTTTAAAAGTGCTTATAAATGACAAGAAAATGAGAAATGAGAATTCTTATCCTTAAACTTGAACTTACCTCCAGTTGTCTGtgataaaagaaggaaaattatCTGCATATTAGATTGAAGAGtgtcaggctggcaaaatagtttctGGATAGAGTGCTGCAATGCCTTGTGAactacccaggttggagcccagtctactgaaagaagcttcaatattgtggtttctctgtctccctcttcttgtCTTAAaacattcatatacatatatgagtGTGCTTTCATAGTTATCAAAATTTCCCCATAACATTTAGCAGACTTGTTTTTCCTAAGTCTGTAGGAAAGACTACCTTCTTCTTCAAATGTGTGCATTTCCTCTGATTAGACAAAGACAAATTTCTCTCATTACTGGGTTAATAGATCTTCTATAGGATCCCatatcttaatctttttttggtAGTAAACACTAGAGAATAGACACACCCAAAACCCATCAACTGCCTTCTTGTTTATGCATCAGTCCAACATATGTCAGAATACAGAATGCCATTATTTGCAAGACTGCTAGCTGCAGTTTTCCAAATAGACTCCAAGTGCCGCTGTTGGACAATGCACCACAAGAGGTAAAACCGAGGAATCTACCCAATGATATTTTACAGTCACAAAACCGAGTCAGGAAGCAGCTTGACTGGAGTTCTCTGCTTGGCAAATTTGATTTCAGAATACATATAAGGTGCCTTTAAACTGGGGACATTAAATCTTCGtgaaagtaaataatttaaacacAATTTAATTTGTAAAGCGTCTTCTCTCAACATCCAAAGCAGCAACATCAATGCAGAGAAAGATGGGAAATTGGGTGGAGCAAAGCAGCGGACCTCAGCCTCGGCAAGTACTCTTTTCTTTCCTAATGCTTTTGTTCTGTGGGGCACTCACCCAGCAGACCCAATATTCTATTCCTGAAGAAATGACCAGGGGCTCACTAGTGGGAAATCTTGCAGAAGACCTGGGGCTGCATAAACAGGATTTATTGACCAGCCGCAACCTCAGAGTTAATACAGAGAAACAATACTTTACTGTTAACAAAGAAAATGGTAACATACTCGTGAGTGACAGAATTGACCGGGAGTCACTTTGTCTCCAAAGCCCTCTGTGTGTTGTGCCTTTGGAGATAGTAGCACAGAACCCACTAAATGTTTTTCACATAAATGTGATGATAGAAGATATAAATGACAATCCACCTCATTTCCCTCAAAATAGCACTGTTTTACAAGTCAATGAACTTGCACTTCCAGGAACTCGGTTCGGCCTGGAATCTGCAATAGATGTAGATGTAGGACCTAACTCTCTCCAGAGTTACCAACTCAGTTACAACGAATATTTCTCTTTGATTGTGAAGGATAAGATTGAAAGCAATAATGCCCCAGAATTAGTGTTGGAGAAGCCCCTGGACCGGGAAGAACAGAATTCCTATCTGCTGATTCTGACAGCAGTGGATGGGGGTAACCCCATCAGAACTGGCACCACTCGAATCAAGATTCAGGTCACTGATGCCAATGATAACCCCCCAGTGTTCAGCCAGGATGTGTACAAAGTTAGCCTTCAGGAGAATGTAAGTCCTGGCACATTTGTGTTTAAGGTGACAGCTACTGACCGGGATGAGGGCATCAATGCAGAGGTCATTTACTCCTTCAAAACACCTTATAATATTGGTAATATGTTTATGCTAGACAGTCAAAGTGGAGAAATCAAATCTAATGACCCTATAGACTTCGAAATTCGTAGCAGTTATATCATGGGCATAGAAGCCAAAGACGGTGGCGGCATGACCGCTGAATGTAAACTTATCATAGAAATTTTAGATGAGAACGACAACGTCCCAGAGGTGCTTTTCACTTCGGTGTCTAGTTCCATAACTGAGGACGCAGAACCCGGGACGGTGACTGCTCTGTTCAAAACACACGATAAAGATTCCAGAGAAAATGGGGAGGTCACATGCTTCATAAAAGGAAATGTACCATTTAGAATTCAATCTTCTGCCAACAATTACTACAAACTTGTGACAGATGGAGCCCTGGACAGGGAGCAGATACCCATTTATAATCTCACCATTATGGTCACCGACAGGGGCCAGCCGCCCCTCtcctccagcatcaccatcactCTTCACATTGGCGACGTCAACGACAACCCACCAGTCTTTGCCCAGCCCTCCTACCTGGTGCAGGTGGAGGAGAACAACCCGCCAGGCGCCTCCATCGCGCAGGTCAGCGCCTCCGACCCCGACCTGGGCCCCAACGGCCGCGTGTCCTACTCCATCGTGGGCAGCGACCTGGCGCCGCGCGCGCTGGCGTCCTTCGTGTCGCTGAGCGCGCAGAGCGGGGTGTTGTTCGCGCAGCGCGCCTTCGACCACGAGCAGCTGCGCGGCTTCGCGCTGACCCTGCAGGCCCGCGACCAGGGCTCGCCCGCGCGCAGCGCCAACGTGAGCCTGCGCGTGCTGGTGGGCGACCGCAACGACAACGCGCCCCGCGTGCTCTACCCCGCGCTGGGGCCCGACGGCTCGGCGCTCTTCGACACGGTGCCGCGCGCCGCGCAGCCCGGATACCTGGTCACCAAGGTGGTGGCGGTGGACGCCGACGCGGGACACAACGCCTGGCTGTCCTACCACGTGCTGCAGGCCAGCGAGCCCGGGCTCTTCGACCTGGGGCTGCGCACGGGCGAGGTGCGCCTGGCCAGGCCCCTGGGCGACAGGGACGCGGCCAGACAGCGCCTGCTGGTGGCCGTGCGCGACGGGGGGCGGCCGCCCCTCTCTGCCACCGCCACTCTGCTGCTGGTCTTCGCAGACAGCCCGCAAGAGGTGCCGCCCGACCACCACCTGGGCGAGCGCCCTCCTCGCGCTGACCCGCAGGCCGAGCTGCAGTTCTACCTGGTGCTGGCCTTGGCCTTCATCTCCGTGCTCTTCCTGCTCGCCGTGATCCTGGCGGTCGCCCTGCGCCTGCGCAGCTCCTCCAGCCAAGAGGCCTGGGGCTGCTTTCAGGCTGGTGTCTGCTCCAAGTCTGCACCTGCTGTTGCCCCCAACTACAGTGAAGGAACTTTGCCCTACTCCTACAACCTGTGCGTTGCGTCACAATCAGCTAAGACAGAGTTTAATTTTCTCAGTATAAATCCTGAAAATGTTCTACCAGAAGATGTTTCTGATGAAGCCTCTTTGTTTGTAAGTATCAAGTTAAGCTCTGTCTCTGATGCTTCTACACATGTAAGCTTTAGTGAACGCCTTTTTTTCTACCCCCTCCCGGCAAGAGGGCTTGAtttcattttcaaatattttggcAAGaagtttattcttttctttattggggtatttaTGGTTACAGTTAACAGCAAAATGCAGGAGAAACTTgcttttaatgttgatttattaATACAAGtctgtgtgagagagggagagagaacgagagaatgagagaacaccagaacatcactctggcatgtggacTTATCACAAGACATCATGCCTAAAGTTGGGCACTCTACCTACTGCTCATATCTCAGGCCACATGGCAAGATACTTGAAAAGATTGTATCTGCTCTTCCTTAATGTTTGTTTACCCAATTTCAATATTTCCTGGGTGGGTCATTGCTTATACTACTAGCtctcaagtatttatttatttatttatttatttattcattcccttttgttgcccttgttgttttattgttgtagttattattgttgttgtcgttgttggataggacagagagaaatggagagaggaggggaagacagagaggaggagagaaagatagacacctgcagacctgcttcaccgcctgtgaagcgactcccctgcaggtggggagccggggttcaaaccgggatccttatgccggtccttgtgctttgcgccacctgcgcttaacccgctgcgctacagcccgactcccgctctcaaatatttttaaacattttaaactaTTTCCTTTGAGATATTCTTTAACCACACACACAGATTTCACTTTATGAAGTTGGTACTATAATTCTACTTccattcatatatgtgtgtgtgtgtgtgtgtgtgtgtgtgtgtgtgtgtgtgtgtgtattctccagggttatcactggggcttggtgcctgcactacaaatccactgcttctggaggccattttttccccaattttgttgcccttgttatcattattgctcttggataggacagaaagaaatcaagagaggaggggaagacagagaggaagagagaaaaatagacaccagcagacctgcttcaccgcttgtgaagtgatccccctggaggtggggagccaagggctcaaaccgggatccttacactggtccttgtgctttgagccatgtgcacttaacactggGTTAACACttctaccacccacccccctcagattatttatttatttatatttatttatgagagggatagaacagagagaaagaaccagacattactctggtacatgtgttgccaggattgaactcaggacctcatgcttgagag
The DNA window shown above is from Erinaceus europaeus chromosome 2, mEriEur2.1, whole genome shotgun sequence and carries:
- the LOC103109855 gene encoding protocadherin gamma-A11 isoform X5, which encodes MANWQLRQDCSWLVLLYIFLVTVRGSVTRQIRYSVLEETNNGFFVGNISKDLELEPRELAERGVRIISRGRTQFFALNSQSGSLVTAGRIDREELCETVSSCFLNVEILVEDTLKIYGVEVEVMDINDNAPKFREEEIEIKVSEHATPGSRFPLPNARDPDMGVNSLQRYQLNPNNYFSLQVQSSTDGVKNPELVLERSLDREKEATHQLVLTALDGGEPIRQGVVTIRVVVLDVNDHSPKFTRSVYRVSVPESLSSGTRVLVVNATDPDEGTNGEVVYSFLNMESKASEIFQLGALSGEVLIQGPLDFEKYKLYEMEIQGQDGGGLSTTAKVLITIVDVNDNAPEITVTSSTNSVLENSPPGTVIALLNVQDQDSEENGEVSCFIPNNLPFKLEKTYGNYYKLITDKVLDREQVQSYNITLKATDQGSPPLATEIYISLHVVDDNDNPPTFSHSSYFAYIPENNPRGASFFTVTAIDKDSKENSQIIYSLVEDNLQGAPLSSYISINSDTGVLYALRSFDYEQFRDLHLRVEARDRGNPPLHSNASLSLFILDQNDNSPEILYPAPPTDGSTGVELAPRSAEPGYLVTKVVAVDRDSGQNAWLSYRLLKASEPGLFSVGLHTGEVHTARALLDRDALKQSLVVAVQDHGQPPLSATVTLTVAIADSIPDVLADLGSLESPASPGDSDLTLYLVVAVAVVSCVFLAFVIVLLAVRLRRWHTSRLLQASAGGLAGLPASHFVGVDGVQAFLQTYSHEVSLTADSRKSHLIFPQPNYADTLISQESCVKSEPLLIADDSATGLGECGHRSNQQAPPNTDWRFSQAQRPGTSGSQNGDETGTWPNNQFDTEMLQAMILASASEAADGSSTLGGGAGTMGLSARYGPQFTLQHVPDYRQNVYIPGSNATLTNAAGKRDGKAAAGGNGNKKKSGKKEKK
- the LOC103109855 gene encoding protocadherin gamma-B2 isoform X23; amino-acid sequence: MQRKMGNWVEQSSGPQPRQVLFSFLMLLFCGALTQQTQYSIPEEMTRGSLVGNLAEDLGLHKQDLLTSRNLRVNTEKQYFTVNKENGNILVSDRIDRESLCLQSPLCVVPLEIVAQNPLNVFHINVMIEDINDNPPHFPQNSTVLQVNELALPGTRFGLESAIDVDVGPNSLQSYQLSYNEYFSLIVKDKIESNNAPELVLEKPLDREEQNSYLLILTAVDGGNPIRTGTTRIKIQVTDANDNPPVFSQDVYKVSLQENVSPGTFVFKVTATDRDEGINAEVIYSFKTPYNIGNMFMLDSQSGEIKSNDPIDFEIRSSYIMGIEAKDGGGMTAECKLIIEILDENDNVPEVLFTSVSSSITEDAEPGTVTALFKTHDKDSRENGEVTCFIKGNVPFRIQSSANNYYKLVTDGALDREQIPIYNLTIMVTDRGQPPLSSSITITLHIGDVNDNPPVFAQPSYLVQVEENNPPGASIAQVSASDPDLGPNGRVSYSIVGSDLAPRALASFVSLSAQSGVLFAQRAFDHEQLRGFALTLQARDQGSPARSANVSLRVLVGDRNDNAPRVLYPALGPDGSALFDTVPRAAQPGYLVTKVVAVDADAGHNAWLSYHVLQASEPGLFDLGLRTGEVRLARPLGDRDAARQRLLVAVRDGGRPPLSATATLLLVFADSPQEVPPDHHLGERPPRADPQAELQFYLVLALAFISVLFLLAVILAVALRLRSSSSQEAWGCFQAGVCSKSAPAVAPNYSEGTLPYSYNLCVASQSAKTEFNFLSINPENVLPEDVSDEASLFQAPPNTDWRFSQAQRPGTSGSQNGDETGTWPNNQFDTEMLQAMILASASEAADGSSTLGGGAGTMGLSARYGPQFTLQHVPDYRQNVYIPGSNATLTNAAGKRDGKAAAGGNGNKKKSGKKEKK